The following coding sequences lie in one Pungitius pungitius chromosome 18, fPunPun2.1, whole genome shotgun sequence genomic window:
- the dpm2 gene encoding dolichol phosphate-mannose biosynthesis regulatory protein encodes MATGVDQAVGLSLVVFSLLLFTYYSVWVIILPFVDNDHLLHKYFLPREYSVILPGIAAVILLLCVGTFTAVIMWKNHKPKKVD; translated from the exons ATG GCTACAGGGGTGGACCAAGCTGTTGGTCTGAGTCTTGTTGTCTTCAGCCTCCTGCTGTTTACATACTACTCGGTCTGGGTCATCATCCTG CCTTTCGTGGACAATGATCACCTCCTACACAAGTATTTTCTTCCTCGAGAGTACTCCGTCATTCTGCCTGGCATCGCAGCAGTAATACTGCTCCTCTGTGTCG GGACCTTCACTGCAGTCATCATGTGGAAGAACCATAAGCCAAAGAAAGTGGACTAA